In the Candidatus Baltobacteraceae bacterium genome, one interval contains:
- a CDS encoding Cof-type HAD-IIB family hydrolase yields the protein MTQIRLVALDLDGTLVSTKLQISQNVKTAITRARGAGVAFTMVTGRMFSAARPFAAAIGIEGPIVCYHGAATYVVASGERLAHTPMPIAAGLRVFERTAGEGVRALGYFEDKLYTEVNDEYTRSYTALAKVEAHEVGPLAKFFAERPSTKINCVLDPKLAGAYAEELRIWLAGDASVTRSQPEFVEVIDANVDKGRALTTVAKYYGVELAETMAIGDSWNDVPLITSAGFGVAMGTAPPELREKADAIVAGVEQDGVAEAIERFILSAA from the coding sequence ATGACCCAGATTCGCCTTGTGGCCCTCGATTTGGACGGAACGCTCGTCTCGACGAAGCTGCAGATCTCGCAGAACGTCAAGACCGCTATCACGCGCGCGCGCGGTGCGGGCGTCGCGTTCACGATGGTTACGGGCCGCATGTTCTCGGCTGCGCGTCCGTTCGCGGCGGCGATCGGAATCGAGGGGCCTATCGTGTGCTATCATGGTGCAGCCACGTACGTCGTTGCGTCGGGTGAACGTCTCGCCCATACGCCGATGCCGATTGCGGCGGGCCTCCGGGTGTTTGAGCGCACCGCCGGCGAGGGTGTGCGCGCGCTCGGTTATTTTGAGGACAAGCTTTACACGGAAGTCAACGACGAATACACGCGCAGCTATACGGCGCTTGCGAAGGTAGAGGCGCACGAGGTTGGTCCGCTCGCGAAATTCTTTGCGGAGCGGCCGTCGACCAAGATCAATTGTGTGCTCGATCCCAAGCTCGCCGGCGCGTATGCAGAAGAGCTGCGCATCTGGCTTGCAGGCGACGCTAGCGTTACGCGCAGTCAACCCGAGTTCGTCGAAGTCATCGATGCGAACGTCGACAAGGGACGCGCGCTTACGACGGTCGCGAAGTACTATGGGGTCGAGCTCGCAGAGACGATGGCGATCGGGGATTCATGGAACGACGTGCCGCTCATCACGAGCGCGGGCTTCGGTGTCGCAATGGGGACTGCTCCGCCTGAGTTGCGTGAAAAGGCCGATGCGATCGTCGCCGGTGTGGAGCAAGACGGTGTCGCCGAGGCGATCGAGCGTTTCATCTTGAGCGCCGCATGA
- a CDS encoding FtsQ-type POTRA domain-containing protein gives MTTVRRRAKPSLLARLRVFWIFIVLLLIAAGVAGFRIATWPGFTPKNVDVYGTKHVAVADVLKRAAIPSNRNAWLIDKHAAETRVDAIPWVQSTRIHRSLPASVRIVVVERTPAACVQSASARYLVDANGHVIETSCNDGPRAVVIGWPGLTPQQAGSTIDVAQLTRFLSDVRTLRANHVDPVYSAFDRFGGLDVTLSGGIAVRFGDDRDLAQKATLVDPILQTYGKRSRDVAVIDLRAPSTPVVEERSHHK, from the coding sequence ATGACGACGGTGCGCCGCCGCGCGAAACCGTCGCTGCTCGCACGACTGCGCGTATTTTGGATTTTCATCGTTCTGCTGCTGATCGCGGCGGGCGTCGCGGGCTTCCGTATTGCGACCTGGCCGGGTTTCACTCCGAAGAACGTCGACGTTTATGGAACCAAGCACGTCGCTGTAGCGGATGTCCTCAAACGTGCCGCGATTCCGAGCAATCGTAACGCGTGGTTGATCGACAAACACGCTGCGGAAACGCGTGTCGATGCGATTCCGTGGGTGCAATCGACGCGCATTCATCGTTCGTTGCCTGCGAGCGTCCGGATTGTCGTCGTTGAACGAACGCCGGCGGCCTGCGTACAGTCTGCATCCGCGCGATACTTAGTCGATGCAAATGGACACGTCATCGAAACATCGTGCAACGATGGGCCGCGCGCGGTCGTGATCGGGTGGCCTGGGCTTACGCCGCAGCAAGCCGGGTCGACGATCGACGTCGCGCAGTTGACGCGGTTTCTTTCGGACGTGCGGACGTTGCGCGCCAATCATGTCGACCCCGTCTACAGCGCCTTCGATCGCTTCGGCGGCCTGGACGTTACGTTAAGCGGTGGGATCGCGGTGCGTTTCGGCGACGATCGCGACCTGGCGCAGAAGGCCACGCTCGTCGATCCGATCCTTCAGACCTATGGGAAGCGCTCCCGGGACGTCGCGGTCATCGACCTCCGCGCACCCTCGACCCCCGTCGTCGAGGAGCGCAGCCACCACAAGTAG
- the dnaE gene encoding DNA polymerase III subunit alpha yields the protein MSGLNSFVHLHVHSEYSLLDGACRVDALCKRSAQDGAPAVALTDHGVMFGAMEFYYAAKDHGLTPIVGCEAYIAPRGRFDRTVRDEAHVTLLAADLVGYRNLVALISKGFLEGYYYKPRIDLDLLAQHNDGLIVLSGCMSGLCAAPLLKNDYEGSKRAARTYLDIFGDRFYIEIMRHGMPEEDAINTGLIKVAHELNIPLVATNDSHYLQRDDAVAHDVLLCIGTGKQVADTNRLKFSTPEYYVKSASEMRELFADLPDACDNTIAIAKRIDIKIPEKVFHLPDYPVPPRATTAPSLFSLGRDAAVATSIAIADAVSGDLLPVERSPDDYLRELCLEGLSERYGQERAANDASLQERLDYELSVIKKMGYASYFLIVWDFIKYARDNDIPVGPGRGSAVGSVASYCLGITNLDPLKFKLIFERFLNPDRISMPDIDTDFCVDRRDEVIRYVTEKYGTERVAQIVTFGTMAARAAVRDAGRALGVPLQDVDRVAKLIPSGPGGLTIEQALASIPELRSLYDMNAQIRELCDTARTIEGMARHASTHAAGVVISKGPLIDYAPLIKLGEGDVNTQYDMGWVEKIGLLKMDFLGLRNLTVMKNASDEIRRTTSPDFDLEKIPDDDQKTFEMLSRAETIGVFQLESEGMKRVVTELRPNSFDDVVALVALYRPGPMEWIPKYIARKHGREPTTYVHPKLEPILRDTYGIAIYQESIMQIARDIAGFSMSEADELRKVVGKKLKDQVPIYREKFLAGAEREGVDRRVANEIFTFIEPFAGYGFNKAHAVAYGWIAYQTAYLKANYPLQYLSALMTSVKDKTDKLVEYIDEARKIGITVLPPDVNESLVDFTSLADGGIGQIRFGLAAIKGVGENAVRSILDAREEGGRFTGIFEFAGRVDPKHANRRVFEALVKSGALDSLEGNRAQLLDAIDAALDLAAAHARERELGQVSLFGESNGTAKIAPKLRNLAAPHPLEMLGWERDTLGVFLSGHPLADIAEALARSGAINIRDAKTRTEEEAVTIAGLLTHVRRTLTRAQSQMLIATLEDMSGSIECVVYPKLYDELQAPFVQDHIVVLSGRIRVRERPGNAAATEAPPEATMQVSTVTPFVRPASDPLPPGWHLSVGRREQVDALAALCVEFPGPVPVVLHVGAESRRVERGITGSASVRKELERIFGAVNVVEGPP from the coding sequence GTGAGCGGTTTGAACTCCTTCGTCCACCTTCACGTGCACAGCGAGTACTCTTTGCTCGATGGCGCATGTCGCGTCGATGCGCTTTGCAAGCGGTCCGCCCAGGACGGAGCACCCGCCGTTGCGCTCACAGATCACGGCGTAATGTTCGGCGCGATGGAATTCTACTACGCGGCGAAGGATCACGGGCTTACCCCCATCGTCGGGTGCGAGGCGTACATCGCTCCCCGAGGTCGCTTCGACCGGACGGTGCGAGATGAGGCGCACGTCACACTTCTCGCAGCCGATCTCGTCGGGTACCGCAATCTCGTCGCTCTGATCTCAAAAGGCTTTCTCGAAGGCTACTATTACAAGCCGCGAATCGATCTCGATTTGCTGGCGCAGCACAACGATGGCCTCATCGTTCTTTCAGGCTGCATGTCGGGCTTGTGCGCGGCGCCGCTGCTGAAGAACGACTACGAAGGCTCCAAACGAGCCGCGCGCACGTATTTGGACATCTTCGGTGACCGTTTCTATATCGAAATCATGCGTCACGGGATGCCTGAGGAAGATGCGATCAATACGGGTTTGATCAAGGTCGCGCACGAGCTGAACATTCCACTGGTCGCGACCAACGACTCACACTACCTGCAGCGTGACGACGCCGTCGCGCACGACGTGCTGCTTTGCATCGGGACGGGGAAACAAGTCGCCGACACCAACCGGCTGAAGTTTTCCACGCCGGAGTACTACGTCAAGTCGGCGAGCGAAATGCGCGAGCTCTTTGCCGACCTCCCGGACGCTTGCGACAATACGATCGCGATCGCAAAGCGCATCGACATCAAGATTCCCGAAAAGGTGTTTCATCTTCCCGACTATCCGGTGCCGCCGCGCGCCACTACGGCGCCGTCACTGTTCAGTCTCGGGCGCGACGCAGCGGTCGCGACCTCGATAGCGATAGCCGATGCGGTCAGCGGCGATTTGCTCCCGGTAGAACGATCGCCGGACGACTATCTCCGCGAGCTGTGCCTCGAGGGCTTGAGCGAACGCTACGGTCAGGAACGCGCCGCGAACGATGCCTCGCTGCAAGAGCGGCTCGACTACGAGCTCTCGGTCATCAAGAAGATGGGCTACGCCTCGTACTTCCTGATCGTTTGGGATTTCATCAAGTACGCGCGCGACAATGATATTCCGGTCGGGCCGGGTCGTGGTTCTGCCGTGGGTTCCGTCGCGTCGTACTGTCTTGGAATTACGAACCTCGACCCGCTCAAGTTCAAGCTGATCTTCGAACGGTTCCTCAACCCCGATCGGATCTCGATGCCGGATATCGACACCGATTTCTGTGTCGATCGCCGCGACGAAGTCATCCGTTACGTGACGGAAAAATACGGCACCGAACGTGTCGCGCAAATCGTCACGTTTGGGACGATGGCTGCGCGTGCTGCAGTCCGCGACGCAGGGCGCGCGCTCGGCGTTCCCCTGCAAGACGTCGACCGCGTTGCGAAGCTGATCCCCTCCGGTCCGGGAGGCTTGACGATCGAACAAGCGCTCGCATCGATTCCCGAACTGCGTTCGCTCTACGATATGAACGCGCAGATTCGCGAGCTGTGCGATACGGCGCGTACGATCGAGGGGATGGCGCGTCACGCTTCGACGCACGCGGCCGGGGTGGTGATCTCGAAGGGGCCGTTGATAGACTATGCACCGCTGATCAAGCTGGGCGAAGGCGACGTCAACACGCAATACGACATGGGATGGGTCGAGAAGATCGGCCTGCTCAAGATGGACTTTCTGGGGCTTCGCAATCTCACCGTCATGAAGAACGCGTCCGACGAAATCCGGCGCACGACGAGCCCGGACTTCGATCTCGAGAAGATTCCGGACGACGACCAGAAGACGTTCGAGATGCTCAGCCGCGCGGAGACGATCGGGGTCTTCCAGCTGGAATCCGAGGGGATGAAGCGCGTCGTCACCGAGCTGCGACCGAACTCGTTCGACGACGTCGTCGCGCTCGTGGCCCTCTATCGGCCCGGACCGATGGAATGGATCCCGAAATATATCGCGCGCAAGCACGGACGCGAGCCGACAACGTACGTGCATCCTAAGCTCGAGCCGATTCTGCGCGACACCTACGGAATCGCAATCTATCAAGAATCGATCATGCAAATCGCGCGTGACATCGCCGGATTCTCGATGTCCGAAGCTGATGAGTTGCGCAAGGTCGTGGGCAAGAAGCTCAAAGATCAGGTTCCGATCTACCGCGAGAAATTCTTGGCCGGTGCGGAACGTGAGGGCGTGGACCGTCGCGTTGCAAATGAGATATTCACGTTCATCGAGCCCTTTGCGGGCTACGGTTTCAACAAGGCCCACGCGGTCGCATATGGCTGGATCGCTTATCAAACGGCGTATCTGAAAGCGAACTACCCGCTCCAATATCTCTCCGCACTGATGACCTCGGTGAAAGACAAGACCGACAAGCTCGTCGAGTACATCGATGAAGCGCGCAAGATCGGAATCACCGTGCTGCCGCCCGACGTCAATGAGTCGTTGGTCGACTTCACCTCGCTCGCGGATGGCGGGATCGGGCAGATCCGATTCGGCTTGGCAGCGATCAAGGGCGTTGGCGAGAATGCGGTGCGCTCGATCTTAGACGCGCGCGAAGAAGGTGGCAGGTTCACAGGCATCTTCGAGTTCGCCGGCCGCGTCGATCCGAAGCACGCCAATCGGCGCGTCTTCGAAGCGCTCGTGAAATCGGGGGCGCTTGACTCACTCGAGGGCAATCGCGCTCAGCTGCTTGACGCGATCGATGCGGCGCTCGATCTGGCCGCGGCGCACGCGCGCGAGCGCGAGCTGGGTCAAGTCTCATTGTTCGGCGAGTCGAACGGCACCGCGAAGATCGCGCCGAAGTTGCGCAACCTCGCAGCACCGCATCCGCTAGAGATGCTTGGCTGGGAACGTGACACGCTCGGCGTGTTTCTCTCCGGACATCCGCTGGCGGACATCGCCGAGGCTCTCGCACGCAGCGGGGCGATCAATATTCGCGATGCGAAGACACGGACCGAAGAAGAGGCCGTCACCATCGCCGGTCTTTTGACGCACGTGCGCCGGACGCTCACTCGCGCGCAGTCACAAATGCTGATCGCGACGCTCGAAGACATGAGCGGCAGCATCGAGTGCGTCGTCTATCCGAAGCTCTACGATGAATTACAAGCGCCGTTCGTGCAGGATCACATCGTCGTTCTTTCAGGGCGCATACGTGTGCGCGAGCGCCCCGGGAACGCCGCAGCTACGGAGGCCCCGCCGGAGGCGACGATGCAGGTCTCGACGGTGACACCGTTCGTTCGTCCCGCGAGCGACCCGTTGCCCCCGGGTTGGCATCTTTCGGTAGGCCGCCGCGAACAGGTCGACGCGCTAGCCGCTTTATGTGTGGAATTCCCAGGACCCGTGCCGGTCGTATTGCACGTGGGCGCGGAATCCCGGCGCGTTGAGCGTGGGATCACGGGAAGCGCGAGCGTTCGCAAGGAGCTCGAGCGAATCTTTGGTGCTGTGAACGTCGTCGAGGGTCCACCCTAG
- the ftsA gene encoding cell division protein FtsA, with amino-acid sequence MRSQTLAGLDIGTTKTCAVVAANGPAGLEIIGVGEAPSTGLRRGVVTDLEETVRAIEAATERAERMAGVAISQVYVGVTGEHIQSTNNRGIVAVSGEEREVVHGDVRRVLDASKIINLAADRQIIHALPRHYTVDGHEGVTDPVGMSGGRLEVETHIVTGGATFIANVLKCVHRAGLETAGLVFEPLASSAATLLPEEKHVGVILLDIGGGTTDIAVYVGGGAIHTGTLPVGGNILTNDIALGLKTNFAEAEMVKRTYGSAAKFELGDETSFSVKTLDGRNSRMVTTQELRAIIEPRISELFRMARAHISEHVARDMILAEVVLTGGGARLSGIDAAASEIFGLPTRIGYPSTLAGLNDAVKQPEYATAVGLVIFGPKSDGAPANGHKRGVVGRLGTWLGDLWN; translated from the coding sequence ATGCGGTCGCAGACCCTCGCCGGGCTCGACATTGGGACGACCAAAACGTGTGCCGTCGTCGCCGCCAACGGACCCGCCGGCCTCGAGATCATCGGTGTCGGTGAAGCGCCTTCCACCGGGCTTCGTCGTGGCGTCGTAACCGATCTCGAGGAGACCGTCAGGGCGATCGAAGCCGCGACGGAACGAGCGGAGCGGATGGCCGGCGTTGCCATCTCCCAAGTCTACGTAGGCGTGACCGGCGAGCACATTCAGAGCACGAACAATCGCGGCATCGTCGCAGTCTCCGGTGAGGAGCGCGAGGTCGTCCACGGTGACGTTCGGCGTGTCCTCGACGCCTCAAAGATCATCAACTTGGCAGCTGACCGGCAAATCATTCACGCGCTGCCACGTCACTATACCGTTGACGGACACGAAGGCGTGACCGATCCGGTCGGTATGTCGGGCGGACGTCTCGAAGTCGAGACGCACATCGTCACGGGCGGCGCGACGTTCATCGCCAACGTCCTCAAGTGCGTGCACCGTGCCGGCCTAGAAACCGCAGGCCTTGTCTTCGAGCCGCTTGCTTCATCGGCTGCGACACTCTTGCCTGAAGAAAAACACGTCGGCGTGATTTTGCTCGACATCGGCGGCGGGACGACCGATATCGCCGTCTACGTGGGCGGCGGTGCGATTCATACCGGAACGTTGCCTGTCGGCGGAAATATCCTGACGAACGACATCGCGCTCGGCTTGAAAACGAATTTCGCCGAAGCCGAGATGGTCAAGCGTACGTACGGCAGCGCGGCCAAATTTGAGCTCGGCGACGAGACAAGCTTTTCCGTAAAGACACTTGACGGACGAAACTCGCGGATGGTTACGACGCAAGAGCTGCGGGCGATCATCGAGCCGCGTATCAGCGAACTCTTCCGCATGGCACGCGCGCACATCTCCGAGCATGTCGCGCGCGACATGATCTTAGCCGAAGTCGTGCTCACGGGCGGCGGCGCGCGGTTGTCAGGCATCGACGCAGCTGCCAGTGAGATCTTCGGCCTACCGACGCGCATTGGATATCCATCGACGCTCGCGGGACTCAATGATGCCGTCAAACAACCCGAGTACGCGACGGCGGTTGGGCTCGTCATCTTCGGCCCGAAATCCGACGGCGCACCGGCAAATGGTCACAAGCGCGGCGTCGTCGGTCGCCTTGGGACTTGGCTCGGCGACCTTTGGAACTAA
- the hisD gene encoding histidinol dehydrogenase: MKPPPIVESRDRGALSDLYAPGWAPNEDVVASVAKILRDVRSRGDDALRDYARRFDDPDFKLERLRVALPPPEEARTFVPSEVAAGLELARERVLAFHARQRIPDIEFDERDGSRYAMLARPLASIGAYVPGGTASLPSSAIMTVVPAKLAGVGRIVVATPPARGKLGVNPAILFACVLCGVDELYAVGGAQAIGALAYGTSRIAPVDKIVGPGSVWVTEAKRQVFGAVGIDGLAGPSEVLVVADEASQPEFVAGEMLAQAEHDPYARVATVSTSREVLERVSDALSASKETERNEIVRRVLGERAWLIHARNEDEIVEVIDRFAPEHLSIQTREPMRLVPRVRHAGAIFVGASTPVAAGDYIAGTNHVLPTAGAARFASGLRLADFMRTMSLVEYSDARMQQDADVLASLADFEGLPAHAQSARMRKR; this comes from the coding sequence GTGAAGCCGCCCCCGATTGTTGAAAGCCGCGATCGCGGCGCGCTGAGCGACCTTTACGCGCCGGGATGGGCGCCGAATGAAGACGTCGTTGCGAGCGTCGCAAAAATCTTGCGCGACGTCCGTTCGCGCGGTGACGACGCGCTACGTGACTACGCGCGACGCTTCGACGATCCGGATTTTAAGCTCGAGCGGCTGCGAGTGGCTCTTCCTCCGCCCGAGGAAGCGCGAACGTTCGTTCCGAGCGAGGTTGCCGCCGGCCTCGAGCTGGCCCGTGAACGCGTGCTCGCGTTTCATGCGCGGCAACGCATCCCGGATATCGAATTCGACGAACGCGACGGCTCACGTTATGCAATGCTCGCCCGTCCGCTTGCGAGCATCGGTGCGTATGTCCCGGGCGGGACTGCATCACTGCCGTCGTCGGCCATTATGACGGTGGTCCCGGCCAAACTCGCCGGGGTCGGTCGCATCGTCGTCGCAACGCCGCCCGCCCGCGGGAAACTCGGCGTGAATCCGGCGATTCTTTTCGCCTGCGTGCTCTGCGGTGTCGACGAGCTGTACGCAGTCGGAGGTGCGCAGGCAATCGGAGCACTAGCGTACGGCACGTCGCGAATCGCGCCCGTCGATAAAATCGTTGGACCCGGCAGCGTCTGGGTCACCGAAGCAAAACGGCAAGTCTTCGGCGCAGTCGGTATCGATGGACTCGCCGGTCCGTCCGAAGTCCTCGTCGTCGCAGATGAGGCTTCGCAGCCCGAGTTCGTTGCGGGCGAGATGCTTGCACAAGCCGAGCACGACCCGTATGCGCGCGTCGCAACGGTATCAACCAGCCGCGAGGTGTTGGAGCGCGTTTCCGATGCATTGTCGGCGTCGAAAGAGACGGAACGCAACGAGATCGTGCGCCGTGTGCTGGGCGAGCGAGCTTGGCTAATCCACGCGCGTAACGAAGACGAGATCGTCGAGGTTATCGATCGTTTTGCGCCGGAGCATCTTTCGATTCAAACGCGCGAGCCGATGCGGCTCGTGCCGCGCGTCAGGCACGCGGGCGCCATCTTTGTGGGCGCATCGACGCCGGTTGCGGCCGGCGATTATATCGCCGGAACGAATCACGTCTTGCCGACCGCCGGCGCTGCCCGTTTCGCATCGGGGTTGCGTCTCGCCGATTTTATGCGGACGATGTCGCTCGTTGAGTACAGTGACGCGCGCATGCAGCAAGATGCGGACGTGCTCGCATCGCTCGCCGATTTCGAAGGTCTTCCCGCGCATGCGCAAAGCGCGAGGATGCGTAAACGATGA
- the hisG gene encoding ATP phosphoribosyltransferase, whose translation MSLVIAVPKGALFDDAAARLRAAGIDVPEDAGRRLAVRVDDKVELVFLRPSDVPAYVEFGAADCGIVGKDVLWETDRHVSELADLGFGACRLVVAARRIDRYHEGAALPTFLRVATKYVRSTEVFFSERDLPVEIIPLHGSVELAPLVGLADLIVDLTQTGNTLRDHDLVIVDEIERSTARFVVNPIRFRAKYAELRGLLERLGAQTDPVRA comes from the coding sequence ATGAGCTTAGTGATTGCGGTCCCCAAGGGTGCGCTCTTCGACGATGCGGCGGCCCGGCTGCGCGCGGCGGGAATCGACGTGCCGGAAGACGCAGGCCGGCGCCTTGCAGTGCGCGTCGACGACAAGGTTGAGCTCGTGTTCTTGCGGCCGAGTGACGTCCCCGCCTATGTCGAGTTTGGCGCTGCGGACTGCGGGATCGTCGGTAAGGATGTTCTGTGGGAAACCGATCGTCATGTCAGCGAGCTCGCCGATCTCGGATTTGGTGCCTGCCGTCTGGTCGTCGCGGCGCGCCGCATCGATCGCTATCACGAAGGTGCGGCGTTGCCGACGTTCTTGCGCGTCGCAACGAAGTACGTTCGGAGCACGGAAGTCTTTTTCTCGGAACGTGACCTTCCAGTCGAGATCATCCCGCTGCATGGCTCGGTCGAGCTTGCACCACTCGTCGGTTTGGCAGATCTCATCGTCGATCTTACGCAAACGGGAAACACGCTGCGCGACCACGATCTCGTCATCGTCGACGAAATCGAGCGCTCGACGGCGCGCTTCGTCGTCAATCCGATTCGCTTCCGCGCGAAGTACGCCGAGCTTCGCGGTCTTCTGGAGCGTCTGGGAGCCCAAACCGATCCGGTGCGGGCGTGA
- the hisZ gene encoding ATP phosphoribosyltransferase regulatory subunit: protein MRLPAGVRDWLPHELARKREIEQKIRAVFGRWSYQEVMTPGFERFEVLEFGLGDTLTDETFRFTDRQANAMALRPEMTTPIARLVSTRMREDPLPLRLSYIAPAYRYEEPQEGRMREFTQAGVELIGWGGVDADAEALFMAVEVLDAVGLSDAAFDINDGNVVDGVLEAMQIPPGDRKRCKQAISDRNIVALRECDPRLTEYAMLRGGLEALDKVRPLCVTPVSQIALDRLEQLLNRAQSLGIGGRINVDFAMLRDLEYYTGFVFEGYIEEIGFSLCGGGRYDSLLPRFGFDVPAVGWMGGIERILIALERRGRHLDRKRPRIDMLVAGSDIVAARERAAGNVVRCASADLSDEALIADARAHGIPRILVARNGAVKELRVRKGPSTPLEVARPFGAPH, encoded by the coding sequence GTGCGGCTTCCTGCGGGGGTCCGCGACTGGCTTCCGCACGAGCTTGCTCGCAAACGCGAGATCGAGCAGAAAATTCGTGCGGTCTTCGGACGCTGGTCGTATCAAGAAGTGATGACGCCCGGATTCGAGCGCTTCGAAGTGCTCGAGTTCGGTCTCGGCGACACGCTGACCGACGAAACGTTTCGCTTTACGGATCGTCAAGCCAATGCGATGGCGTTGCGCCCTGAGATGACGACTCCGATCGCACGGCTCGTGTCAACGCGCATGCGCGAAGATCCACTGCCGCTTCGTCTCTCGTACATTGCGCCGGCGTATCGCTACGAAGAGCCGCAAGAGGGCCGCATGCGCGAGTTCACGCAGGCCGGCGTCGAGCTGATCGGCTGGGGCGGCGTCGATGCAGATGCCGAGGCGCTGTTCATGGCGGTCGAGGTTCTGGACGCGGTGGGACTCTCGGATGCAGCGTTCGACATCAATGACGGGAACGTCGTCGACGGCGTTTTGGAAGCGATGCAAATTCCGCCCGGCGACCGCAAACGTTGCAAGCAGGCGATCTCGGATCGCAACATCGTTGCGTTACGCGAATGCGATCCACGCCTGACGGAATATGCGATGTTGCGCGGGGGCCTGGAGGCGCTCGATAAAGTCAGGCCGCTGTGCGTCACACCGGTATCGCAAATTGCACTCGATCGGCTCGAGCAATTACTGAATCGCGCTCAGAGTCTGGGGATCGGCGGGCGCATCAACGTCGATTTTGCAATGCTGCGCGATCTCGAATACTACACGGGTTTCGTTTTCGAAGGCTACATCGAAGAAATCGGATTCTCACTCTGCGGCGGAGGACGCTACGACAGTTTGCTGCCGCGCTTCGGGTTTGACGTCCCTGCGGTTGGCTGGATGGGTGGGATCGAACGCATTTTGATCGCGCTGGAACGTCGCGGACGGCATCTCGACCGCAAACGTCCCCGCATCGATATGCTGGTTGCCGGCTCCGATATCGTAGCCGCACGCGAACGGGCAGCCGGCAACGTGGTGCGCTGCGCCTCTGCCGATCTCAGCGATGAAGCGCTGATCGCCGACGCGCGTGCGCACGGCATTCCGCGCATTTTGGTCGCGCGTAACGGGGCCGTAAAAGAGCTGCGTGTGCGCAAAGGACCGTCGACACCCCTCGAGGTTGCGCGCCCGTTCGGGGCTCCGCACTGA
- a CDS encoding GGDEF domain-containing protein, with protein sequence MADPTVLSLDELRARIDELERRLSEVESERNELAAENAELLVFQQVLSTINASLAIDDILSIVIRGVREALRFRRIILFDMVEGRARRRLETNNEGNVVPSRSGDFRESSSLRGVVQRTIDYHLGSSGDGESPVGGTKGAYALVPMISRDIVRGVLYVEGPPTEGITDMQVRMLIDFGSQAAIAIENAQLLAETQQLAMTDSLTGLLNRRALEQMLDRELLNAERYNAHLAFFIFDLDDLKTINDTGGHPAGDAALKALAEVLKGSARKGDIVARYAGDEFVLVLTNTNRPAAVRGVERVFTNLDRHHVKASAGAAIFPNDGTDGKALFRSADAALYVSKQAGKNRFFFFDALTQAAQASRQRG encoded by the coding sequence GTGGCCGATCCCACTGTTCTTTCGCTCGACGAGTTACGAGCGCGTATCGACGAGCTCGAACGGCGCCTTTCCGAGGTTGAATCGGAGCGCAACGAGCTTGCTGCTGAAAACGCGGAGCTTCTGGTTTTCCAGCAGGTTCTCTCGACGATCAACGCGAGCTTGGCGATCGATGACATTCTCTCAATTGTAATCCGCGGCGTGCGTGAAGCGCTACGCTTCCGCCGGATCATTTTGTTCGACATGGTCGAAGGCCGCGCGCGCCGCCGCCTGGAGACCAACAACGAAGGCAACGTCGTCCCCTCGCGCTCCGGCGATTTCCGCGAGAGCTCGTCGCTGCGCGGCGTGGTCCAGCGGACGATCGACTACCATCTCGGCTCCTCCGGCGACGGCGAATCGCCGGTCGGGGGAACGAAGGGCGCGTACGCGCTCGTCCCGATGATCAGCCGCGATATCGTGCGCGGCGTCTTGTATGTCGAAGGCCCTCCGACCGAGGGGATCACCGACATGCAGGTGCGGATGCTGATCGACTTCGGATCGCAAGCGGCGATCGCAATCGAAAACGCACAGCTGCTCGCCGAGACGCAACAGCTTGCCATGACGGATTCTCTAACAGGGCTTCTCAATCGGCGCGCCCTCGAGCAGATGCTCGACCGAGAGCTGCTCAACGCCGAGCGCTACAACGCGCACCTCGCCTTCTTCATCTTCGATCTGGACGATCTCAAGACGATCAACGATACCGGCGGGCATCCCGCGGGTGACGCCGCCCTAAAGGCGCTGGCCGAAGTTCTTAAAGGAAGCGCGCGTAAGGGCGACATCGTGGCCCGCTACGCCGGCGACGAATTCGTCCTGGTTCTCACCAACACGAATCGGCCAGCTGCCGTCCGCGGCGTCGAACGCGTCTTCACAAACCTCGATCGCCACCACGTCAAAGCCTCGGCGGGCGCCGCTATCTTCCCGAACGACGGAACCGACGGGAAAGCGCTATTCCGCTCGGCCGACGCCGCGCTCTACGTCTCAAAGCAAGCCGGCAAGAACCGCTTCTTTTTCTTCGACGCGTTAACGCAAGCCGCGCAAGCGTCACGTCAACGGGGTTAG